One window from the genome of Antechinus flavipes isolate AdamAnt ecotype Samford, QLD, Australia chromosome X, AdamAnt_v2, whole genome shotgun sequence encodes:
- the CT83 gene encoding kita-kyushu lung cancer antigen 1 isoform X3, with amino-acid sequence MGTHSLQDAERRIPETRPEDEDEEDATLRDNMENGLSVRNLSKEILNDYPHSIAMQKRILLNLRVVEYKLAELEQFLVAQGLSAEMEYQQICEKDPDDDGVNGNQQ; translated from the exons ATGGGTACCCATTCTCTCCAGGATGCTGAG agaAGGATCCCGGAAACAAGAcctgaagatgaagatgaagaagacgCTACTTTAAGAGACAACATGGAAAATGGGTTATCTGTGCGCAACCTTTCCAAGGAGATCCTGAATGACTATCCACACTCCATCGCCATGCAGAAAAGAATTCTGTTAAACCTCAGAGTGGTCGAGTACAAGCTGGCCGAACTGGAACAATTCCTGGTTGCCCAGGGCTTAAGTGCCGAAATGGAGTACCAGCAGATTTGTGAAAAAGATCCAGATGACGACGGTGTTAATGGAAACCAACAATAA
- the CT83 gene encoding kita-kyushu lung cancer antigen 1 isoform X2, producing MGTHSLQDAEVKTQGYRRRIPETRPEDEDEEDATLRDNMENGLSVRNLSKEILNDYPHSIAMQKRILLNLRVVEYKLAELEQFLVAQGLSAEMEYQQICEKDPDDDGVNGNQQ from the exons ATGGGTACCCATTCTCTCCAGGATGCTGAGGTCAAAACTCAAGGATACCGA agaAGGATCCCGGAAACAAGAcctgaagatgaagatgaagaagacgCTACTTTAAGAGACAACATGGAAAATGGGTTATCTGTGCGCAACCTTTCCAAGGAGATCCTGAATGACTATCCACACTCCATCGCCATGCAGAAAAGAATTCTGTTAAACCTCAGAGTGGTCGAGTACAAGCTGGCCGAACTGGAACAATTCCTGGTTGCCCAGGGCTTAAGTGCCGAAATGGAGTACCAGCAGATTTGTGAAAAAGATCCAGATGACGACGGTGTTAATGGAAACCAACAATAA
- the CT83 gene encoding kita-kyushu lung cancer antigen 1 isoform X1 — protein MFLGALYLLLTGGIFLGLCILAWIKGWKWLKRRIPETRPEDEDEEDATLRDNMENGLSVRNLSKEILNDYPHSIAMQKRILLNLRVVEYKLAELEQFLVAQGLSAEMEYQQICEKDPDDDGVNGNQQ, from the exons ATGTTCTTGGGAGCGTTGTACCTGCTGCTGACCGGTGGTATCTTCCTGGGCCTGTGCATTCTGGCTTGGATCAAGGGCTGGAAATGGCTTAAG agaAGGATCCCGGAAACAAGAcctgaagatgaagatgaagaagacgCTACTTTAAGAGACAACATGGAAAATGGGTTATCTGTGCGCAACCTTTCCAAGGAGATCCTGAATGACTATCCACACTCCATCGCCATGCAGAAAAGAATTCTGTTAAACCTCAGAGTGGTCGAGTACAAGCTGGCCGAACTGGAACAATTCCTGGTTGCCCAGGGCTTAAGTGCCGAAATGGAGTACCAGCAGATTTGTGAAAAAGATCCAGATGACGACGGTGTTAATGGAAACCAACAATAA